One Nicotiana sylvestris chromosome 12, ASM39365v2, whole genome shotgun sequence genomic window carries:
- the LOC138882644 gene encoding uncharacterized protein, with translation MEENTNDLLKKLLIDNQQLRTDFRNLKRQMGQLVTNQNTRPAGALPSDTEKNPQVNTVTLRNGRELEEVPKKKRDKPISEGKLIPKVTHEPKNDAEISEPVEAPRPPPPFPQRLQKKNDDRMFTKFLSMLSQVQLNIPLVDVLREIPKYAKYIKDIVARKRRLTKFETVSLTEECTSRVQNKLPQKLKDPGSFTIPVRIGNIDVGRALYDLGVSINLMPLSLFKQLGLGAPRPTTVMLQLADRKIAHPEGVIEDVLLQIGKFIFPVDFIILDYEADELVLIILGRPLLSTADAIIKVREGKMILRVDDEEAVFNV, from the coding sequence ATGGAAGAAAATACCAATGATTTGCTAAAGAAGttgttgattgacaatcagcAACTCAGGACCGACTTCAGAAATCTTAAAAGGCAAATGGGGCAGTTAGTAACAAATCAAAACACTAGACCTGCAGGCGCTCTCCCCAGTGATACAGAAAAGAACCCTCAAGTGAATACAGTTACACTTAGAAACGGGAGGGAGCTAGAGGAAGtgccaaagaaaaagagagacaaGCCCATATCTGAGGGAAAGTTGATCCCTAAGGTGACTCACGAGCCAAAGAATGATGCTGAAATTTCAGAACCAGTGGAGGCcccaaggccaccaccaccttttccccagagattgcagaaaaagaatgatgatcgcatgttcacaaaatttctctctatgttgagccaGGTTCAATTGAATATCCCACTTGTTGATGTGCTTCGTGAAATTCCAAAGTATgctaagtacataaaagatatagtGGCTCGCAAGAGAAGATTAACTAAATTTGAGACAGTGTcacttactgaggagtgcacttcaagggtccaaaataagctccctcaaaagcttaaggatcctggcAGTTTCACGATTCCTGTACGcattggtaatattgatgtgggtCGTGCTCTTTACGATTTGGGGGTGAGCATAAATCTGATGCCCCTGTCTTTGTTCAAGCAATTAGGCCTGGGAGCTCCAAGGCCCACTACTGTGATGTTGCAGCTGGCTGATAGAAAGATAGCACACCCTgaaggggtgattgaagatgtgttgcTGCAGATTGGGAAGTTCATATTTCCTGTTGATTTCATTATCCTCGATTATGAGGCTGATGAACTGGTTCTAATAATATTGGGTCGACCTCTCTTATCTACTGCTGATGCAATTATCAAAGTGAGAGAGGGAAAGATGATTTTGAGGGTAGATGACGAGGAAGCAGTTTTTAATGTCTAA